From Pelosinus fermentans DSM 17108, the proteins below share one genomic window:
- a CDS encoding DNA polymerase III subunit alpha, with protein sequence MEKQLQHSNARSFVHLHVHTEYSLLDGASRIGSLVKRAKELNMPAIAITDHGTMYGIVDFYKQAKKQGIKPIIGCEVYVAPRSRRERTMVEGEAYYHLVLLAETDEGYRNLIELVSRGNTEGFYYKPRVDKELLSQYSKGLICLSACIAGEIPSWLLKDNITVAEALVQEYIDIFGKDNFFLEIQDHGIPEQKKVNTLLIEMSRKFDVGLVATNDLHYINKQDAECHDVLLCIQMGKTVDDTARMKFFSDEFYLKDFDEMAQLFGAYPEALANTCRIAERCNVTLDFGNLYLPEFPVPEGLTANDYLEKLCRDQLKERYSEVTPEINDRLAFELGVIMKMDYSGYFLIVWDFINYARQQEIPVGPGRGSAAGSIVAYLLGITNIDPIAYGLLFERFLNPERVTMPDIDIDFCYVNRGKIIEYVSDRYGADRVAQIITFGTMAAKGAIRDVGRALNMPYGEVDRIAKMVPNELGITLRRALEISSDFRAAYENESAVGKLLDLAMAVEGLPRHASTHAAGLVISKEPLTHYVPLQNSAEGFLTTQYDKDKVEELGLLKMDLLGLRTLTVIGDTIKLVQKSRGIKIDIDHIPLDDPKVSAMLTNGDTAGVFQLESSGITTLVKDLRPECFADLIPLVALYRPGPLGSGMVEDFINGRHGKKTVTYVHPLLEPILCDTFGVILYQEQVMQIASVMAGFSLGQADLLRRAMGKKKHDVLDAQRENFLQGAGERGIERKMAGEIFDLMAHFADYGFNKSHSAAYALVAYQTAYLKANYPQEFMAALLSSVMGTNEKIGSYIETCRQMGIDVLPPDINASQSSFSVDGNGIRFGLAAVKNVGENAIQNMVVARDSNGKFESLVDLCTKVDMRLINKRVIESLIKCGAFDSLGAKRSQLLAVLERAIDMAAVRQRDKVSGQIGLFCEETLNDADEITLPDIPEIPKEQMLVLEKEITGFYVTGHPLDAYREKMNSFTPLIELVTGEYGDGKNIKVAGLIISAKRITTRNGGMMCFIALEDFTEQIEIVIFPKTFDKFNKILLPDTPVRVSGRLSMSEDKAKVIADDIQLLGDPQNLEVRLKISKVQESGDVFEKLKQTFRKFPGSSVVFLHLTDSRRVIKTEQQFWIRPTPEAIEALETIIGKGQVTIA encoded by the coding sequence ATGGAAAAACAATTGCAGCACTCTAATGCTAGGTCATTTGTGCATTTGCATGTACATACAGAATATAGCTTACTTGATGGCGCCAGCCGTATTGGAAGTCTGGTAAAACGAGCAAAAGAACTCAATATGCCAGCAATCGCGATTACCGATCACGGTACAATGTATGGCATTGTTGATTTTTATAAGCAAGCAAAAAAGCAAGGTATTAAACCCATCATTGGCTGTGAGGTCTATGTGGCTCCTCGTTCCCGGCGGGAAAGAACTATGGTGGAAGGGGAAGCCTATTATCATTTGGTATTATTGGCTGAAACCGATGAAGGATATCGTAATTTGATTGAGTTGGTATCGAGAGGAAATACCGAAGGTTTTTATTATAAACCGAGAGTTGATAAAGAACTGCTTAGCCAATATAGTAAGGGACTCATTTGCCTAAGTGCCTGCATTGCAGGAGAAATCCCTTCCTGGCTATTAAAAGATAATATCACTGTTGCTGAGGCGTTGGTTCAAGAGTATATTGACATTTTTGGAAAAGATAATTTTTTTCTTGAAATCCAAGATCATGGGATACCGGAACAAAAAAAGGTAAATACGCTTTTGATCGAAATGTCTCGTAAATTTGATGTTGGCTTAGTCGCGACCAATGACTTACATTATATTAACAAGCAGGATGCAGAATGTCATGATGTGTTGTTATGCATTCAAATGGGAAAAACCGTAGATGATACTGCTAGAATGAAATTCTTCAGTGATGAATTTTATTTGAAAGATTTTGATGAAATGGCACAGTTATTTGGGGCGTATCCAGAAGCCCTTGCAAATACTTGCCGCATTGCAGAGCGTTGTAATGTGACCTTAGATTTTGGCAATTTATATTTGCCTGAATTTCCTGTACCAGAAGGTCTTACAGCAAATGACTATCTTGAAAAGCTGTGCCGGGATCAGTTGAAAGAACGCTATAGTGAAGTCACTCCAGAGATTAATGATCGTTTGGCCTTTGAGTTAGGCGTTATTATGAAGATGGATTATTCGGGGTACTTTTTGATTGTTTGGGATTTTATTAATTATGCCAGACAGCAAGAAATTCCCGTAGGACCAGGCCGTGGATCGGCTGCAGGTAGTATTGTTGCGTATTTATTGGGGATCACTAATATTGATCCAATTGCTTACGGCTTGTTGTTTGAACGATTTTTGAATCCTGAGCGGGTTACTATGCCCGATATTGATATTGATTTTTGTTATGTGAATCGCGGCAAGATCATTGAATATGTATCGGATCGTTATGGTGCCGATCGGGTAGCCCAGATTATTACCTTTGGAACGATGGCTGCTAAAGGAGCTATTCGAGATGTAGGGCGAGCTTTAAATATGCCATATGGTGAAGTCGATCGAATTGCCAAAATGGTACCGAATGAATTGGGGATTACTCTGCGGCGGGCTTTGGAAATCAGTTCGGATTTTCGTGCTGCTTATGAAAATGAATCAGCGGTAGGAAAATTATTAGATTTAGCAATGGCAGTTGAAGGATTGCCACGGCACGCTTCTACCCACGCTGCAGGGCTAGTGATTTCTAAAGAGCCTTTGACTCATTATGTGCCGCTGCAAAATTCTGCCGAAGGATTTTTAACGACGCAATATGATAAGGATAAGGTAGAAGAACTGGGTTTATTAAAGATGGACTTGTTAGGGCTTCGAACACTAACTGTTATTGGTGATACGATTAAGCTTGTACAGAAAAGTCGGGGGATAAAGATTGATATTGATCATATTCCCTTAGATGATCCTAAAGTAAGTGCTATGCTGACTAATGGCGATACAGCAGGCGTCTTTCAGTTAGAGTCAAGCGGTATCACTACTTTAGTGAAGGATCTAAGACCTGAATGCTTTGCCGATTTAATACCTCTAGTGGCGCTATATCGGCCAGGTCCTTTAGGAAGTGGCATGGTAGAAGACTTTATCAATGGTCGGCATGGTAAAAAAACAGTTACGTATGTACATCCCTTATTAGAGCCAATTTTATGTGATACCTTCGGTGTTATTTTATATCAGGAACAAGTTATGCAGATTGCCTCGGTGATGGCTGGTTTTTCCTTGGGACAAGCAGATTTGCTTAGACGAGCCATGGGGAAAAAGAAGCACGATGTACTAGATGCCCAACGGGAGAATTTCTTGCAGGGGGCTGGTGAGCGGGGCATTGAACGGAAGATGGCAGGGGAAATTTTTGATTTGATGGCACATTTTGCTGATTATGGTTTTAATAAATCCCATAGTGCGGCTTATGCTTTGGTTGCCTATCAAACTGCTTATTTAAAGGCGAATTATCCTCAAGAATTTATGGCAGCTTTATTATCAAGTGTTATGGGGACCAATGAGAAAATTGGCTCTTATATTGAGACTTGCCGTCAAATGGGTATTGATGTACTGCCGCCTGATATCAATGCCAGTCAAAGTAGTTTTAGTGTAGATGGGAATGGGATACGTTTTGGTTTGGCAGCAGTAAAAAACGTTGGCGAGAATGCTATTCAAAATATGGTAGTTGCTCGTGATTCTAATGGAAAATTTGAGTCGCTGGTAGATTTATGTACTAAAGTGGATATGCGCTTAATTAATAAACGGGTAATCGAAAGTTTAATTAAATGCGGTGCATTTGATTCATTGGGTGCAAAGCGTTCACAGTTATTAGCAGTACTAGAACGAGCAATCGACATGGCTGCAGTGCGTCAGCGGGATAAGGTCAGTGGGCAGATCGGCTTGTTTTGTGAAGAGACTTTAAATGATGCAGATGAGATTACTCTGCCAGATATTCCCGAGATCCCAAAAGAACAGATGCTGGTATTGGAAAAAGAAATCACTGGCTTTTATGTAACGGGACACCCTTTAGATGCGTATAGAGAGAAGATGAACAGTTTCACTCCTCTAATTGAGTTGGTTACTGGTGAATATGGTGATGGCAAGAATATTAAAGTAGCGGGACTGATTATTAGTGCAAAGCGTATTACTACTAGGAATGGTGGAATGATGTGTTTTATTGCTCTGGAGGATTTTACAGAGCAGATAGAAATCGTGATCTTCCCTAAAACCTTTGATAAATTCAATAAAATTTTATTACCAGATACACCTGTTCGGGTATCTGGCAGATTGAGCATGAGTGAGGATAAGGCGAAAGTAATTGCAGATGATATTCAATTACTTGGTGATCCGCAAAATCTGGAAGTGCGGCTTAAAATTAGTAAAGTGCAAGAAAGCGGGGATGTTTTTGAAAAATTAAAACAAACCTTTAGGAAATTTCCCGGTTCTAGTGTTGTCTTTTTGCATCTGACAGATAGTCGGCGTGTGATAAAAACAGAACAGCAATTTTGGATCAGGCCTACTCCCGAAGCGATAGAAGCATTAGAAACTATCATTGGTAAAGGGCAGGTAACCATTGCATAA